The genomic DNA TGATCTGAAAAAACTTGCTGAAGAGATCGTGGGTCTGACCCTTCTCGAAGCCCAAGAACTGAAAACCATCCTGAAAGACGAGTATGGCATCGAGCCCGCAGCTGGCGGCGCAGTGATGATGGCTGGTCCTGCTGGCGGCGACGCTGGCGGTGCGGAAGAAGAGAAATCCGAGTTCGACGTGATCCTGAAGGCCGCTGGCGCCCAGAAGATCAACGTGATCAAGGAAGTCCGCGCGATCACCGGCCTGGGCCTGAAAGAGGCCAAAGAGCTGGTCGAAGCTGGCGGCAAAGCCGTCAAAGAAGGCGTCGACAAAGCCGAAGCCGAAGACATCAAGGGCAAGCTGGAAGCAGCTGGCGCCGAGGTGGAGCTCAAGTAATCGGCCGCCGCCCCGCGCGGGTGGCCCGATAGAGAATTGGCTGGATCCGGGCAAAATCCGGGTCCAGCCGAATGCGTCTCGGCAAGCGCCTCTGCGAGAGGTTCTTTCCAAGGCGCGTTCGATTGGATCGGGTGCCTGCCGGTGGGACGGTGGGCTGGTATTGATCCCGGACGCCCTTCATTCGTGAGCCGCACGCTTCCGGTGCCCCGACGGAAGCTCGCGCGGCGACAGACGAAAGGTACTAGACCAGATGGCGACGACCCTCCTCGGCCACAAACGTTTCCGCCGTTACTACGGCAAAATCCGCGAAGTTCTGGAGATGCCGAACCTCATCGAGGTTCAGAAAAGCTCCTACGACCTGTTTCTGAAATCCGGCGACCAGCCCGAGCCCACCGATGGTGATGGCATCATGGGCGTGTTTCAGGGTGTTTTCCCGATCAAGGATTTCAACGAAACCGCCGTGCTTGAATTCGTCAAGTACGAGCTGGAAAAGCCCAAGTACGACACCGAAGAGTGCCAGCAGCGCGACATGACCTACAGCGCCCCGCTGAAGGTGACGCTGCGCCTCATCGTGTTTGATGTGGACGAAGACACTGGCGCCAAGTCGGTGAAGGACATCAAGGAACAAGACGTGTTCATGGGCGACATGCCCCTGATGACGCCCAACGGCACCTTCGTGGTGAACGGCACCGAGCGTGTGATCGTTTCCCAGATGCACCGTTCGCCCGGCGTGTTCTTTGACCACGACAAAGGCAAGACCCACGCCAGCGGCAAGCTGCTCTTCGCCTGCCGGATCATCCCCTATCGCGGCTCCTGGCTGGACTTCGAGTTTGACGCCAAGGACATCGTCTTTGCGCGCATCGACCGTCGCCGCAAACTGCCCGTGACCACCCTGCTCTATGCCCTCGGGCTGGATCAGGAGGCGATCATGGACGCCTACTACGACACGGTCAGCTACAAGCTGAAGAAGAACAAGGGCTGGGTCACCAAGTTCTTCCCCGAGCGCGTGCGCGGCACCCGCCCGGCCTATGACCTTGTCGACGCCAAGACCGGCGAAGTGATTGCCGAAGCTGGCAAGAAGGTGACGCCCCGCGCGGTGAAGAAGATCATCGACGAGGGTGAGATCACCGATCTGCTGATCCCCTTCGAGCACATCGTTGGCAAGTTTGTCGCCAAGGACATCATCAACGAAGAAACCGGCGCGATCTACGTCGAGGCCGGCGATGAGCTGACTTGGGAAACCGACAAGGACGGTGAAGTGACTGGCGGCTCCCTGAAGGAGCTGGTGGACGCGGGCATCACCGATATTCCGGTGCTCGACATCGACGGCGTGAACGTGGGTGCCTACATCCGCAACACCATGGCGAACGACAAGAACATGAACCGCGACACCGCGCTCATGGACATCTACCGCGTCATGCGCCCCGGCGAGCCGCCCACCGTGGAAGCCGCCAGCACCCTGTTTGACAGCCTGTTCTTTGACAGCGAGCGCTACGACCTCAGCGCCGTGGGCCGCGTGAAGATGAACATGCGCCTCGACCTCGATGCCGAAGACACCCAGCGCACGCTGCGCAAGGAAGACATCGTGGCCTGCATCAAGGCCCTCGTCGAGCTGCGTGACGGCAAGGGCGAGGTGGACGACATCGACCACCTCGGCAACCGCCGCGTCCGCTCGGTTGGCGAGCTGATGGAGAACCAGTATCGCGTGGGTCTGCTCCGCATGGAGCGGGCGATCAAGGAGCGCATGAGCTCTGTCGAGATCGACACGGTGATGCCGCAGGATCTGATCAACGCCAAGCCTGCCGCTGCCGCGGTGCGCGAGTTCTTCGGCTCCAGCCAGCTGTCGCAGTTCATGGACCAGACCAACCCGCTTTCGGAAGTCTCCCACAAGCGTCGCCTTTCGGCGCTTGGTCCGGGCGGCCTGACCCGTGAGCGTGCCGGCTTTGAGGTGCGCGACGTGCACCCCACCCACTATGGCCGGATGTGCCCGATTGAAACGCCGGAAGGCCCGAACATCGGCCTGATCAACAACCTCGCCAGCTTTGCGCGGGTCAACAAGTACGGCTTCATCGAAACGCCCTATCGCCGCGTCGAAAACGGCAAGGTGACCGATGAAGTGCATTACATGTCGGCCACCGAAGAGATGCGCCACACGGTTGCACAGGCCAACGCCAGCCTCGACGAGGATGGCAAGTTTACCAACGACATGGTCAATACCCGCCAGTCGGGTGAATACACGCTGGCCCCCAACGAGAACGTGGACCTGATCGACGTGTCGCCGAAACAGCTGGTTTCGGTTGCCGCCTCGCTCATCCCCTTCCTCGAAAACGACGACGCCAACCG from Oceanicola sp. D3 includes the following:
- the rplL gene encoding 50S ribosomal protein L7/L12, translated to MADLKKLAEEIVGLTLLEAQELKTILKDEYGIEPAAGGAVMMAGPAGGDAGGAEEEKSEFDVILKAAGAQKINVIKEVRAITGLGLKEAKELVEAGGKAVKEGVDKAEAEDIKGKLEAAGAEVELK
- the rpoB gene encoding DNA-directed RNA polymerase subunit beta, encoding MATTLLGHKRFRRYYGKIREVLEMPNLIEVQKSSYDLFLKSGDQPEPTDGDGIMGVFQGVFPIKDFNETAVLEFVKYELEKPKYDTEECQQRDMTYSAPLKVTLRLIVFDVDEDTGAKSVKDIKEQDVFMGDMPLMTPNGTFVVNGTERVIVSQMHRSPGVFFDHDKGKTHASGKLLFACRIIPYRGSWLDFEFDAKDIVFARIDRRRKLPVTTLLYALGLDQEAIMDAYYDTVSYKLKKNKGWVTKFFPERVRGTRPAYDLVDAKTGEVIAEAGKKVTPRAVKKIIDEGEITDLLIPFEHIVGKFVAKDIINEETGAIYVEAGDELTWETDKDGEVTGGSLKELVDAGITDIPVLDIDGVNVGAYIRNTMANDKNMNRDTALMDIYRVMRPGEPPTVEAASTLFDSLFFDSERYDLSAVGRVKMNMRLDLDAEDTQRTLRKEDIVACIKALVELRDGKGEVDDIDHLGNRRVRSVGELMENQYRVGLLRMERAIKERMSSVEIDTVMPQDLINAKPAAAAVREFFGSSQLSQFMDQTNPLSEVSHKRRLSALGPGGLTRERAGFEVRDVHPTHYGRMCPIETPEGPNIGLINNLASFARVNKYGFIETPYRRVENGKVTDEVHYMSATEEMRHTVAQANASLDEDGKFTNDMVNTRQSGEYTLAPNENVDLIDVSPKQLVSVAASLIPFLENDDANRALMGSNMQKQAVPLLQAEAPLVGTGIERKVAIDSGAAIQAFRSGIIDQVDAQRIVVRATEDLEPGDPGVDIYRLRKFQRSNQNTCINQRPLVKVGDTVVKGEVIADGPSTDMGELALGKNVVVAFMPWNGYNYEDSILISERIAKDDVFTSVHIEEFEVAARDTKLGPEEITRDIPNVGEEALRNLDEAGIVYIGAEVGPGDILVGKITPKGESPMTPEEKLLRAIFGEKASDVRDTSLRLPPGDFGTVVEVRVFNRHGVEKDERALQIEREEVERLARDRDDELAILDRNIYARLKDMILGKMAIKGPKGVKPKSEVTEELLDSLSRGQWWQLAVGEEHEAQAIEALNAQYEAQKRVLDARFEDKVEKVRRGDDLPPGVMKMVKVFIAVKRKLQPGDKMAGRHGNKGVISRVVPVEDMPFLGDGTPVDFVLNPLGVPSRMNVGQILETHMGWASRGLGIQVDEALGEYRRSGDLTPVRDAMKIAYGEEAYEEHIQSLDEGMILETAGNVTRGVPIATPVFDGAKEADVNDALTRAGFSESGQSILFDGRTGEQFARPVTVGIKYLLKLHHLVDDKIHARSTGPYSLVTQQPLGGKAQFGGQRFGEMEVWALEAYGAAYTLQEMLTVKSDDVAGRTKVYESIVKGEDNFEAGIPESFNVLVKEVRGLGLNMELLDAEGEE